In Longimicrobiales bacterium, a single window of DNA contains:
- a CDS encoding TIGR03560 family F420-dependent LLM class oxidoreductase has translation MRFSYWANAGQTWAELLEGCQHAEATGWDGIWVPDHFMPPSGGYGPEKDYGSPEMGTILEAWTMLAALAVAVPRLRLGAMVSGNTYRHPAVLANMAATVDHISGGRLVVGIGAGWQENEHRRYGLELGSVTERSDRFEEACEILTLLFSQDRTTFRGEYYVLDEAPMEPKPLQSPLPLLIGGGGEKRTLRTVARFATEWNSWGRPEEIRHKISVLERHCEEVGRDPAEIQKSAVGVLMFTETEE, from the coding sequence ATGCGATTCTCATATTGGGCAAATGCGGGCCAGACTTGGGCGGAACTGCTCGAAGGTTGCCAACATGCTGAGGCCACGGGCTGGGACGGCATCTGGGTGCCTGACCATTTCATGCCCCCGTCAGGCGGTTATGGCCCGGAAAAAGATTACGGCTCACCCGAGATGGGCACCATTCTGGAGGCCTGGACCATGTTGGCCGCTCTAGCAGTCGCCGTGCCCCGGCTGCGGCTCGGTGCCATGGTCTCAGGCAACACCTACCGGCATCCAGCGGTTCTGGCCAACATGGCGGCCACGGTCGATCACATTTCGGGTGGACGCCTTGTGGTCGGGATTGGTGCTGGTTGGCAGGAGAACGAACACCGGCGCTACGGCTTGGAACTGGGTTCGGTCACCGAGCGCTCAGACCGGTTCGAGGAAGCCTGTGAGATTCTCACCCTGTTGTTTTCGCAAGATCGCACCACGTTTCGTGGCGAGTACTACGTACTAGACGAGGCGCCTATGGAGCCCAAACCTCTTCAAAGCCCGTTACCGCTCCTCATTGGCGGTGGGGGCGAGAAGCGGACGCTGCGAACCGTGGCCCGGTTCGCCACCGAGTGGAACAGTTGGGGTCGTCCCGAGGAAATACGCCACAAGATCAGTGTCCTGGAGCGGCATTGCGAGGAGGTGGGACGTGATCCTGCCGAGATTCAGAAGTCCGCGGTGGGAGTGCTCATGTTCACCGAGACCGAAGAGAA